GCCGGCATCGTGCTGATCTGCCTGGCGGAGGGCGCGGCGGCCAAGTGGGCGTCCGCCGTGTTCATGCTCACGTCGATGCTGCTGTTCGGCAACTCGGCGCTCTACCACCGCTTCAACTGGAAGCCGAAGACGAAGGTCGTGCTCAAGCGCATCGACCACGCCAACATCTTCCTGCTCATCGCCGGCACGTACACGCCGCTCGCGGTACTGGCCCTGCCGCCGGACAAGGGCATCCTGCTGCTGTCGCTGGTGTGGGCGGGCGCCCTGCTCGGCATCGGCTTCCGGGTGTTCTGGATCTCGGCGCCGCGGTGGCTGTACGTGCCGATCTACGTGGCGCTCGGCTGGGCCGCGATGATGTACGTCGTCGACCTGGTGAACGCCAACGTCGCGATGATGGTCCTCGTGCTGGTCGGCGGCATCCTCTACACGATCGGCGCCGTCATCTACGGCCTCAAGCGGCCGAATCCGTTCCCCGGCGTGTTCGGGTTCCACGAGATCTTCCACACCCTGACGGTGCTGGCGTTCCTCTGCCACTGGACCGCGACCCTCCTGATCGCGCTCCACCCCGCCTACAACGGCTAGCGGCTAGCCCTGACACGTTGTCCTTTCCAGCGGTCCCTATTGCTTGGATTGCGGAACTGCCGCGAATACCGCCGGGTAGTCGTCTAGCCAGGTCCAGCGACCGACCGGCCAGGTGATCACGAGCGCGCGGCCCACGATCGCTGATTGTGGAACGAAGCCGCCACCGCGTCCACCCATGTGGTAGCGCGAATCGGCGGAATCGTTGCGGTTGTCGCCCATCACCCAGTAAGACCTCGCTGGGACCGTCTCGTCGAACGGAATAGCGGATGCCGGCTCGTGTGGCGAGAACAGGTACGGGGACTCGTTGATCGCTTGGCCATTGACGGTCATCTGCCCGAGAGCGTTGCAGCAAGCCACCTTGTCCCCTGGAAGTCCGATGATCCGCTTGATGAGGTGATCGTCTTCCTTCGCCGACGGGATGCCCACGAACGACAGGGCCGCCTCGAGCGGAGTGAGGGACTGAGTGGATGCGGCGCTGCCCAACAACCAGCCGCCGGGATCTTTGAACACCACAACGTCTCCCCGGGTCAGGGGCAAGAGGCTCGGCTGCAGCTCATTGACGATCACTCGGTCGTTGATCATCAAAGTCTTCTCCATCGACGCGGATGGAATGTAGAAGGACCTGGCCACGAACGTCTTGATCAAGAACGAACAAAGGACGGCGACGACGACGATCACGGCCACGTCTCGCAGCACTCTCTTCCAGCCCCGGGTGCGACTTTGTGCGGCCGATCCTCCTACGCGAGTCATCCAAAACCTTTCCATCTTGGGGTAGACGCGGCGGTCTGATACGTTACCGCTATCTCGGTTAGATGAAATATATCAAGACGACCGAGGATGTCGGAAGGAAAGTAATGAATAGGTTCGTTGTGACAACTGCTGCTGTGGCTGCTTCTGTACTGTCCGCGGTTGGTATGGGGTTGCCCGCCAACGCGACAACTTCGCGTGGTGCCTCCTGCTCCTCGTCGCAAGAAGTCTGTCGCGTCACACTTCCTGCCACTCAGAGCCTCGTGGCGTTCAACACGGGTTTCGCTGGGCAGGGTGCGCGAGCCGCCTCGTACACCATCAACAAAGACGTCTACGGGGCCGCATTGTGCAGCGGCTCGATGGGATACAGCGCCGGCAAGTCGTGCAACATCGGCAGCTACCGGGGCAACGTCACCTTCACCTTCTACAAGGGTGCCGGAACTTCCGGAAACATCAGCATCGCCGGCTGAGCATTACCAAGGGGGTGCCATGGTGCGGGCGCACCGCCGCACCCCTCCGTTCGGCCGCGGTGTAGCGCCTATAGCTGCCGACAGCGCTCAGCGGTCGGTGTCGGGGCGGTCGTCGTCCTCGGCCGCCTGCTCGGCGTCGAGCTTCTCGTTGATCTCGGCGCGGTAGCGCACGCGGCGGATGCGGCGCACCATGTCGAGCGCGAGCAGCACGGCCGCGAGCGCGACCAGGAACGTGACCACGAAGCCGGCGACGCCCGGCGTGACCAGGTCGTCGTCCGGGGCGCCCGATGGCGTCGGGGTGGGTGTCGCAGCCAGCCAGATGGAGGCGCGGAGGAGGCTGTCGGCGATCACGCGGCGTCTCCCGCGGTCGACGCCGCGGCGTCGGCGTCGGTCTCGATCCCCGCGAAGAGGTCGGTCTCGGGCATTGCACTCTCCACTTTCGAGTCGATGAGCTGGAACTCCTCCGTCGGCCACGCGGTGCGCAGCACGTCGTTGGGCCAGAAGAAGAAGCTGTTGTCGGGCGCCACCTGGCTGGCGTGCGCGCGCAGGGCCGCGTCGCGGCGCTCCAGGAAGTCGCCGACCGGCACACGGGTCGTGACGGGCGACGGCTGGTCGTCCATCCACGACCGCATCTCGCGCATGCGCTCCAGCAACGGAGACGCCGGGTCGGCCGCGAGCAGCGCGTCGTGGACCGCGCGGATGCGCTCGGCGTTGAAGATGCGGTCGTAGTAGAGCTTCGACACCGTCCACGGCGCGCCCAGCTCGGGGAAGCGGGAGGGGTCGGCGGCGGCGCGGTACGCCTCCACGCCGATCACATGGGCGCGGATGTGGTCGGGGTGCGGATAGCCGCCGTTCTCGTCGTACGTGATCATCACGTGCGGACGGAACGCGCGCACGAGGCGGACGAGCGGCGCCAGCTCGGTCTCGACCGGCAGCGCGGCGAAAGAGCCGAAGGGGTGCGTGCCGTCCTCGCGCGCCATCCCCGAGTCGACGTAGCCGAGCCAGCGGTGCTGGACTCCGAGCACCGTCCGAGCCGCGGCCATCTCGCGGCGGCGGAGACCCGCCATGTCGCGGGCGGCCATCGCGCGCGAGCGGGCGTCGAGCGCCTCGTTCAAGATGTCGCCGCGCTCGCCGCCGGTGCAGCTCACGATCATCACCTCATCGCCGCGGGCGGCGTACGCGGCGTAGGTGCCGGCTCCCTTGCTGGACTCGTCGTCGGGATGGGCGTGGACCGCCATGAGCCGGCGGGGCGGGCGTGCGGGATTCACAGCTTCGTCTCCTAGTCTTGTCCCAGCCTACCGTCGCGCCCGCGGCGGCCCTGAACGTCGACCGAGAGGCGGATGCGAGCAGCATGGCGGTGCCACTATGGCGGTGACGCAGAGCATCGAGCGCCGCTACGGCCGCACCCCGGAGCGGCGCCGGCGCGACCGCTGGCTGCTCGGCGGGGGCCTCCTCGCCGTTCTCGTGGTCGT
The sequence above is a segment of the Leifsonia williamsii genome. Coding sequences within it:
- the trhA gene encoding PAQR family membrane homeostasis protein TrhA; protein product: MSPRHRPAAESAAADVADQLDRPAAELSPADAAVKADEAVADREGPDLPNIPLLDASPASTAELKPKWRGWIHAGTFPVTIAAGIVLICLAEGAAAKWASAVFMLTSMLLFGNSALYHRFNWKPKTKVVLKRIDHANIFLLIAGTYTPLAVLALPPDKGILLLSLVWAGALLGIGFRVFWISAPRWLYVPIYVALGWAAMMYVVDLVNANVAMMVLVLVGGILYTIGAVIYGLKRPNPFPGVFGFHEIFHTLTVLAFLCHWTATLLIALHPAYNG
- the lepB gene encoding signal peptidase I, encoding MTRVGGSAAQSRTRGWKRVLRDVAVIVVVAVLCSFLIKTFVARSFYIPSASMEKTLMINDRVIVNELQPSLLPLTRGDVVVFKDPGGWLLGSAASTQSLTPLEAALSFVGIPSAKEDDHLIKRIIGLPGDKVACCNALGQMTVNGQAINESPYLFSPHEPASAIPFDETVPARSYWVMGDNRNDSADSRYHMGGRGGGFVPQSAIVGRALVITWPVGRWTWLDDYPAVFAAVPQSKQ
- the mca gene encoding mycothiol conjugate amidase Mca; amino-acid sequence: MAVHAHPDDESSKGAGTYAAYAARGDEVMIVSCTGGERGDILNEALDARSRAMAARDMAGLRRREMAAARTVLGVQHRWLGYVDSGMAREDGTHPFGSFAALPVETELAPLVRLVRAFRPHVMITYDENGGYPHPDHIRAHVIGVEAYRAAADPSRFPELGAPWTVSKLYYDRIFNAERIRAVHDALLAADPASPLLERMREMRSWMDDQPSPVTTRVPVGDFLERRDAALRAHASQVAPDNSFFFWPNDVLRTAWPTEEFQLIDSKVESAMPETDLFAGIETDADAAASTAGDAA